The following coding sequences are from one Sander lucioperca isolate FBNREF2018 chromosome 2, SLUC_FBN_1.2, whole genome shotgun sequence window:
- the atad1a gene encoding ATPase family AAA domain-containing protein 1-A has protein sequence MLLKDIPKEALMRPLSRNEVVGMLLRLTIFGAATYYSIKWVVDAMDPTSKQKNQAKKRAEQLMKRIGIEGVKLTEYEMNIAVHLVDPQTMKVSWRDIAGLDEIINELQDTVILPFQKRHLLAGSKLFQPPKGVLLFGPPGCGKTMIAKATAKASGCKFINLQASTLTDMWYGESQKLTAAVFSLAVKIQPCIIFIDEMESFLRNRSSLDHEATAMMKAQFMSLWDGLDTSSTTQVMVMGATNRPQDVDPAILRRMPTTFHVGLPNTRQRQDILRLILAGENLSNAINLKEIAEKTEGYSGSDLRELCRDAAMYRVRDYVRKEQMRQIAQQLQDCEEEEKPVDEDRLRPVTQLDLLFGLDKMKESKRATVSMLPIVSEVPLD, from the exons ATGCTGCTTAAGGATATTCCCAAAGAGGCCCTGATGCGGCCGTTGTCCAGGAATGAAGTGGTGGGCATGTTGTTGAGGTTGACCATCTTTGGCGCAGCAACCTACTACAGCATCAAATGGGTTGTAGACGCTATGGACCCTACCTCCAAACAGAAAAACCAAGCCAAGAAAAGG GCAGAACAACTGATGAAGAGGATTGGCATTGAGGGCGTCAAACTAACAGAGTATGAGATGAACATTGCAGTTCATCTAGTTGATCCTCAAACTATGAAG GTGTCCTGGAGAGATATAGCAGGTCTGGATGAGATTATCAATGAGCTGCAAGACACAGTCATCCTGCCCTTTCAGAAAAGACACCTTTTGGCTGGATCCAAACTCTTTCAGCCTCCTAAAG GTGTTTTATTGTTTGGTCCTCCGGGATGTGGGAAGACCATGATCGCCAAGGCAACAGCCAAAGCCTCGGGCTGCAAGTTTATCAACCTTCAGGCATCCACGCTGACCGACATGTGGTACGGCGAATCGCAGAAGCTGACTGCTGCGGTCTTCTCATTGGCTGTCAAAATCCAGCCCTGCATCATCTTCATTGATGAGATGG AGTCATTCCTGAGGAACCGTTCCAGCCTGGACCATGAGGCCACAGCCATGATGAAGGCCCAGTTCATGAGCCTGTGGGACGGCCTGGATACTTCCTCAACCACCCAG GTGATGGTGATGGGAGCCACAAACAGGCCACAGGACGTGGATCCAGCCATTCTGCGCAGGATGCCTACCACTTTTCATGTTGGCCTGCCA aacacaagacaaagacAGGACATCCTGAGGCTGATCTTAGCAGGAGAAAAT CTGAGCAATGCCATTAATCTAAAGGAGATTGCTGAGAAGACAGAGGGTTACTCTGGCAGTGACCTCCGGGAGCTTTGCCGCGACGCTGCCATGTACAGAGTCCGGGACTACGTCCGCAAGGAGCAGATGAGGCAGATCGCTCAGCAGCTACAGGACTGCGAGGAGGAGGAAAA ACCTGTGGATGAGGACCGGTTGCGGCCAGTCACCCAGCTGGACCTCCTTTTCGGCCTGGACAAGATGAAGGAATCTAAGCGGGCCACCGTCTCCATGTTGCCCATTGTGTCAGAGGTACCCCTGGACTAA